The genomic stretch AGCTTGAGGCTGAGCATAGACAAGGCGGTGGCTGAGATGAGAAAGGATGTGACATGTTTGGTAACCAGCGCTTTCTTTTGGTTTGGACTCGATATAGCTCAAGAGATGGGAGTACCTTCTCCGGCGATCCACAGCGCCACGCTTGATATACCTTCTCCACCCTACACACTGATCTCATTTGGCACAACGTTTTCTCTTCAGCCATGAATGGAGACGAATGTATCAGTTTCATCACAGGAATGTCAAGAATCCTAATCCTAGATTTGCCCAAAGGAATAGTCTTTGGAGACTTTGAATCCTACTTCTCAACCCTGCTACACCAAATGAGCCTAGTTCCATCGAAAGCAACCGCAATTTTCATAAGCTCATTTGATCAAATAGACAAAGCCACCATGGATTATTTGAAGTCAAAATTCCACAAGTTCCTCAATGTGGGGCCATCCAACTTGGTGTTGCCACCAGTCTCTAGCTGCAGACGAGGGTGGTTGCTTGCCATGGCTGGACAAGCAAGAGCCTCGCTTGGTGGCACACATTAACTTTGGCTCAGTGGTAGCACCCACAAAAGAAGAGCTTACGGCTATAGCTGAAGCCTTCGAAAGAAGTGGGGTTCCATTCATATGGACTCTTGAGGATAACATGATACCAAATTTGCCAAAAGGGTTTTTGGAAAAAAGTGAAAAATTTTGGGAAAATAGTACAATGGGCACCCAGGCGGAGATACTGCTCATAGTGAAGTTGGAATGTTTGTGACTCATTGTGATTGGAGCTCGATACTTGAGTTGAGAGAATAACGGGTGAGGTGCCTATGATTTGCATACCACATTGTTTGGTTCATAGGATGAATGCAAGGATATGGTAGAGGAAATTTGGGAGATTGGTGTGAAGGTTGGGAGTGGAGTTTTAACAAAGGAAGCATTGGAAAGATGTTTGGATATGGTACTTTTgtgtaaaaagaaaaggagaatgaaAGAGAAGTTAAAGCTACTTAAAGAGCTAGCAGCGGAAGCTGTTGGCCCTGGTGGAATCTCTACACAAGACTTTAAGGAGTTGCTCGATTTGATTGTAGCTAGGCTTGTAGTGTTGAAGAACATAATAGCCAGACCTAAAATGCTCAAGAAAACCAGCTTAATGACCTGTGAACGTGAGCATTATGTTCCCATGTTTTGCACAATGTGATCACGTTCCCACTCAACTTTTTGGCTATGAAGTGGATCAAGGGAATCTGTTACACATAATCAGAGTTTATTTAATGTTGAAGTGAATCAAAAGCACTTGGATTGCATGGTTCGAAAGAATTTGCAACGGCAAAAGTGTAtatgaaaatgaaagaataaaattAACTGAAATGGAAAACAGAGGAGGTTTAATAATATCAATAATAATAGCTAAATATATTAACAGAGATCTAAATCAAGTGGTCTAAAGTAACGAATTAAACACAAAATGTACTGATTTTCACTGCTGCAAAGTACCACTGATCTATACAGCTGTAAAATTATATAATTCATATACTAGCCAGTCAATTAATGACATTAACTGATAACTATCCTTTTTTCTAATCGTAGTTCAATGGAGAAAGGTCACTGCACAGCTCCGAGAaacaatttcaaaattttaaattagAAAGTTAAATGTGCTACTCCTTCAGAGCTCTTCACATATGTTTCGGACTTTACTGCTTCgaaaaaacagagaaaaaaaaaatctttgatTAGCAAAGTGATTAAGCATAAGAAACTCAAACAAAAGTTACAacctttataaatatatatatatatgtagaattCAGCAAGATCACATATAGAATTCTCTTATCTACTGATGTTGGGCATTGTATTTCACACTATCAATACTAAAAATCCATTGtgttgtcatatatatatatatatatatattcagcaaTGATTAATAGGAATCATCCACCCTAGGCCAACTAATTTA from Humulus lupulus chromosome 5, drHumLupu1.1, whole genome shotgun sequence encodes the following:
- the LOC133778797 gene encoding kaempferol 3-O-beta-D-galactosyltransferase-like — protein: MWGHPTWCCHQSLAADEGGCLPWLDKQEPRLVAHINFGSVVAPTKEELTAIAEAFERSGVPFIWTLEDNMIPNLPKGFLEKSEKFWENSTMGTQAEILLIDECKDMVEEIWEIGVKVGSGVLTKEALERCLDMVLLCKKKRRMKEKLKLLKELAAEAVGPGGISTQDFKELLDLIVARLVVLKNIIARPKMLKKTSLMTCEREHYVPMFCTM